A window from Pseudoliparis swirei isolate HS2019 ecotype Mariana Trench chromosome 17, NWPU_hadal_v1, whole genome shotgun sequence encodes these proteins:
- the echs1 gene encoding enoyl-CoA hydratase, mitochondrial has protein sequence MAFLCRSATSLLKSSRAAPAVVSAARHYCPGGQYEFILVEKRGEKSDVGFIQLNRPKALNALCDGLMRELGQALDVFEADGTVGAIVLTGSDKAFAAGADIKEMQNLTFQKCYGGNFLAHWNRVSTVKKPVIAAVNGFALGGGCELAMMCDIIYAGEKAQFGQPEILLGTIPGAGGTQRLTRAVGKSLAMEMVLTGDRINAQNAKQSGLVSKIYPVEDLVSEAVKCGEKIAANSKLVSAMAKEAVNAAYELSLAEGNRLEKRLFHATFATDDRREGMTAFVEKRKASFQDN, from the exons ATGGCTTTCCTCTGCAGAAGTGCGACGTCACTCCTGAAGTCCTCGAGAGCAGCTCCGGCCGTCGTGTCTGCCGCGCGCCACTATTGCCCAG GTGGTCAATATGAGTTCATTCTGGTGGAAAAGCGAGGCGAGAAGAGTGACGTGGGTTTCATCCAGTTGAACCGGCCCAAGGCTCTCAACGCGCTGTGTGACGGGCTGATGAGGGAGCTGGGGCAGGCCCTGGATGTCTTTGAAGCCGACGGCACTGTCGGAGCCATCGTCCTCACCGGCAGTGACAAAGCCTTTGCTG cgggagcgGACATTAAAGAGATGCAGAATCTAACTTTCCAGAAGTGTTATGGTGGAAACTTCCTGGCTCACTGGAATAGAGTGTCCACAGTGAAGAAGCCTGTGATTGCAGCTGTCAATGGATTTGCT CTCGGTGGAGGCTGTGAGCTGGCGATGATGTGTGACATCATCTACGCTGGAGAGAAGGCGCAGTTTGGCCAACCAGAGATCCTGTTGGGGACCATTCCTG GGGCGGGCGGTACCCAGCGGCTGACCCGTGCGGTGGGAAAATCCCTGGCTATGGAGATGGTGCTTACCGGAGACCGAATTAATGCACAAAATGCCAAACAATCAG gtTTGGTGAGTAAAATTTATCCGGTGGAGGATTTGGTGTCGGAAGCCGTTAAATGCGGCGAGAAGATTGCGGCCAACTCCAAACTGGTCTCCGCGATGGCTAAAGAGGCTGTTAATGCAG CTTATGAACTGTCCTTGGCGGAGGGTAATCGCTTGGAGAAGCGCTTATTCCACGCTACTTTCGCTACA gatGATCGTAGAGAGGGCATGACCGCATTTGTTGAGAAGAGGAAGGCCAGTTTCCAGGATAATTAA